One region of Pirellulales bacterium genomic DNA includes:
- the lpxK gene encoding tetraacyldisaccharide 4'-kinase, with amino-acid sequence MLDPQEFQNIISGRRRGWGGTLWRTGFALAEWPYAIAMRLRNLAYDLGVSRISRVEVPVISVGNLTLGGTGKTPCVAWLARWFRERNVRVAIISRGYGAGGDSRNDEARELEEQLPDVPHLQNPDRVAAALLAIEEFGTQLLILDDAYQHRRIARDLNLLIVDATDPYGSRHVFPRGMLREPLSGASRAQAILLTKADQVPAETRKNIARHYQALAPHAIWCETRHQPLRLLRADGQTADLKLLNNQSVGAICAIGNPAAFRQTLIDCHAHVRDMRIFPDHHRYTRADVESLGDWASQLDLGTAGQGTHEMLGIAGPASSGTLVCTHKDLVKLGMTELGGKPLWALAIGLEFLSGEEELLRLLEPLVERITASDDPYAVEDGL; translated from the coding sequence ATGCTTGATCCCCAGGAATTTCAGAACATTATCAGCGGTCGGCGGCGGGGTTGGGGAGGCACGCTATGGCGCACGGGTTTTGCCCTGGCCGAGTGGCCCTATGCCATCGCAATGCGCCTGCGAAATCTGGCCTATGACCTGGGCGTGTCGCGGATCAGCCGGGTTGAAGTGCCTGTGATTAGCGTGGGAAATTTGACCTTGGGGGGGACCGGCAAAACTCCCTGTGTCGCCTGGCTGGCGCGCTGGTTCAGAGAGCGAAATGTGCGAGTGGCGATTATTAGTCGCGGTTATGGGGCGGGCGGCGATAGCCGCAATGACGAAGCCCGCGAACTCGAGGAACAACTGCCCGATGTTCCCCATCTGCAAAATCCCGACCGCGTGGCCGCGGCACTATTGGCGATTGAGGAATTTGGCACGCAACTGTTGATATTGGACGATGCGTACCAGCATCGACGAATTGCGCGGGATTTGAATCTGCTGATTGTCGATGCGACCGACCCCTATGGCTCTAGGCATGTCTTTCCCCGCGGGATGTTGCGCGAACCCCTGTCAGGCGCCAGCCGTGCCCAGGCCATTCTATTAACCAAGGCGGACCAGGTCCCGGCGGAGACACGAAAAAACATTGCTCGCCACTACCAAGCCTTGGCACCTCACGCCATCTGGTGCGAAACCCGTCATCAACCCCTGCGCCTGCTCCGGGCCGACGGGCAAACGGCGGATTTAAAATTGCTAAACAATCAATCGGTCGGAGCGATTTGCGCTATTGGCAATCCCGCCGCGTTTCGCCAAACATTGATTGATTGTCACGCCCACGTGCGAGACATGCGGATCTTTCCCGATCATCACCGCTACACCCGTGCGGACGTGGAATCACTGGGGGATTGGGCGAGCCAACTGGACCTAGGCACCGCTGGGCAAGGCACTCATGAAATGCTAGGCATTGCTGGACCAGCCAGCAGTGGCACGCTGGTCTGCACGCACAAGGACTTGGTCAAATTGGGAATGACCGAACTGGGGGGGAAACCGCTTTGGGCGTTGGCGATTGGGCTGGAATTTTTAAGTGGCGAGGAGGAATTACTTCGCCTGCTAGAGCCTTTGGTCGAGCGGATTACCGCCAGCGATGATCCGTATGCCGTGGAAGATGGTTTGTGA
- a CDS encoding Gfo/Idh/MocA family oxidoreductase, protein MPTLPKSNNLSRRRFLAGTTLGGAALLAGVHSQLLAAESQSPNEKLRLGMIGTASQARFSIENVKHEDIVALCDVDGRFLDKAAQEFSRARTFGDFRKMLDNAELDGVVICTPDHIHAPATAAALIRGKPVYCEKPLTHTVEEARLIAQLAAKHKVPTQMGTQIHAEENYRRVVELIRAGAIGPITEVHTWAGRAWGGGERPDKADPIPKHLDWDLWLGPAPERPFVEGIYHTANWRKWWDFGGGNLADMACHHMDLPFWALGLRYPIKVRAEGPKVHPETCPLGLKVSYEYAAEGNRPALKLHWYDGTSIPEKILDIPTGGGGNLFVGEKGMLRADYGSWKLYPEDKFRDFQPPAPTIPVSVGHHQEWINAIRTGSPTTCNFDYSGALTEAVLLGNVAYRSGVELEWDAAKLTATNHPEAERFIKKQYRKGWELPRG, encoded by the coding sequence ATGCCCACCCTACCAAAATCCAACAATCTTTCCCGACGTCGGTTTTTAGCCGGGACCACTCTGGGAGGAGCCGCGCTCTTGGCGGGTGTGCATAGCCAGCTACTGGCTGCGGAGTCCCAGTCACCCAACGAAAAGCTGCGATTAGGAATGATTGGCACCGCTAGCCAGGCTCGTTTTAGCATTGAAAACGTCAAACATGAGGACATCGTGGCCTTGTGCGACGTGGATGGACGATTTTTAGATAAGGCCGCCCAGGAATTTTCGCGGGCGCGGACTTTTGGGGATTTTCGCAAGATGCTGGACAATGCCGAATTGGATGGCGTGGTGATTTGCACGCCGGACCATATCCACGCCCCCGCCACCGCCGCGGCGCTGATTCGCGGCAAGCCAGTCTACTGCGAAAAGCCCCTCACCCACACCGTGGAAGAAGCGCGGTTGATCGCCCAACTGGCGGCCAAGCACAAAGTCCCCACGCAAATGGGGACGCAAATCCACGCCGAAGAAAATTATCGCCGCGTGGTGGAGTTGATTCGCGCGGGGGCCATTGGCCCGATCACCGAGGTGCACACCTGGGCTGGTCGGGCGTGGGGCGGAGGAGAACGGCCTGATAAAGCGGACCCCATCCCAAAGCATTTGGATTGGGATTTGTGGCTGGGTCCAGCGCCGGAACGGCCATTTGTAGAGGGGATTTACCACACAGCGAATTGGCGCAAGTGGTGGGACTTTGGCGGGGGAAATTTGGCGGATATGGCCTGCCACCACATGGATTTGCCCTTTTGGGCGTTAGGTTTGCGTTATCCGATCAAAGTCCGCGCGGAGGGACCAAAGGTCCATCCCGAAACATGTCCCCTCGGCCTCAAGGTCAGTTACGAATACGCCGCCGAGGGAAACCGTCCCGCGCTCAAATTGCACTGGTATGACGGAACATCCATCCCCGAAAAGATCCTGGATATTCCCACAGGAGGCGGAGGGAATCTTTTTGTGGGCGAGAAAGGGATGTTGCGGGCCGACTATGGGTCTTGGAAATTGTATCCCGAAGACAAGTTTCGCGATTTTCAGCCCCCCGCCCCGACCATCCCCGTATCCGTGGGCCATCACCAGGAATGGATCAACGCGATCCGCACCGGCAGCCCCACGACGTGCAACTTTGATTATTCGGGGGCTTTGACCGAAGCCGTGCTGTTGGGAAATGTGGCATACCGCAGCGGAGTGGAGCTGGAATGGGATGCGGCCAAGTTGACCGCGACCAATCATCCCGAGGCGGAGCGTTTTATAAAAAAGCAATATCGGAAAGGCTGGGAGTTGCCGCGCGGGTAG
- a CDS encoding acyl-CoA dehydrogenase family protein — translation MPPATKFPPDDALWQPLLDKLRSLVVAGPNRVETPPIFAENIEEVPENWQQGWPREPLAALAAAGVHKVFAPAPCGGDEWPETTQIELYRQLASVCLTTAFVLTQRNGALRRICDFGSPEVIQRWVPGLLSGELFGTVAISHLTTSRQHLGQAALLAEPTNSGWILNGTSPWVTGAVAADVIVTGATLPDGQQVLLAVPANLPGIRCRTPYLLLALNESCTGEVEWHNVSVPRDCLLAGPQANVLASPAGAKTGGLNTSALALGHAHASLAVLAREAERRGELNPIWRELTQECAAATQQLRELAAGTDVCPAGELRARANSLALRSAQASLSASKGTGFVAGHPAERFCREALFFLVWSCPQGVVNANLCEFARIET, via the coding sequence ATGCCTCCCGCTACAAAATTTCCGCCAGACGACGCTTTGTGGCAGCCACTGCTCGACAAGCTGCGGTCCCTGGTTGTAGCAGGGCCTAATCGTGTTGAGACTCCCCCAATTTTTGCTGAAAATATCGAGGAAGTCCCCGAAAATTGGCAACAGGGGTGGCCCCGCGAACCCTTGGCGGCATTGGCCGCGGCGGGGGTGCACAAGGTGTTTGCTCCAGCCCCTTGCGGCGGGGACGAATGGCCGGAAACCACGCAAATCGAACTTTACCGCCAACTAGCCAGCGTTTGTCTGACGACGGCTTTTGTATTGACCCAACGGAATGGCGCGTTGCGCCGGATTTGTGATTTTGGCTCGCCAGAGGTAATTCAACGCTGGGTGCCGGGGCTGTTATCGGGCGAGCTATTCGGCACGGTGGCGATCTCGCATTTGACAACAAGCCGCCAGCATCTGGGGCAAGCGGCGTTATTGGCCGAGCCCACCAACTCTGGTTGGATTTTGAATGGCACTTCCCCGTGGGTCACTGGAGCGGTCGCGGCGGATGTCATCGTGACGGGAGCCACCCTGCCCGACGGACAACAGGTGCTCTTGGCGGTTCCCGCAAATTTGCCCGGTATCCGTTGCCGGACACCCTATCTCTTATTAGCCCTGAACGAGAGTTGCACCGGCGAAGTTGAGTGGCACAACGTATCCGTTCCCCGTGACTGTTTGCTGGCTGGGCCACAAGCGAATGTCTTGGCCAGTCCCGCCGGCGCCAAAACCGGCGGCTTAAACACATCGGCCTTGGCCCTGGGCCATGCGCATGCCAGTCTGGCGGTCCTAGCACGGGAAGCGGAACGGCGCGGCGAATTAAACCCCATCTGGCGGGAACTTACCCAAGAGTGCGCGGCTGCGACTCAACAACTGCGCGAATTGGCGGCGGGTACAGACGTGTGTCCGGCTGGCGAATTACGTGCCCGGGCCAATAGTCTGGCTTTGCGCTCCGCGCAGGCCAGTTTATCCGCCAGCAAGGGGACGGGGTTTGTGGCGGGGCACCCGGCGGAGCGTTTCTGCCGCGAGGCGCTGTTCTTTTTGGTCTGGAGCTGCCCGCAAGGGGTGGTAAATGCCAATTTATGCGAGTTTGCCCGTATAGAGACTTAA
- a CDS encoding MarR family winged helix-turn-helix transcriptional regulator, with protein sequence MPEQSLSDDVSANCLATRIRLLNRAVTQIYDDALRPLELRVGQFTLLAWAERVGTLVPSEVCAELCMDASTISRTLERMLTNHWIEKATHPNPRVQPYRLTPTGAELLKQAYPCWQAAQAEARQLLGEMGVVLLKEVARKLERDSA encoded by the coding sequence ATGCCGGAACAATCCCTCTCTGACGATGTGTCGGCAAATTGCCTGGCCACGCGGATCCGTCTGCTCAATCGGGCTGTAACGCAGATCTATGACGACGCGCTGCGACCGCTGGAACTGCGCGTGGGGCAATTTACGCTGTTGGCCTGGGCGGAGCGGGTGGGAACGCTGGTTCCTAGTGAAGTCTGTGCCGAGCTTTGCATGGATGCCTCGACCATCAGCCGCACGCTCGAGCGGATGTTAACCAACCATTGGATTGAAAAGGCCACCCACCCCAATCCCCGTGTGCAACCGTATCGCCTGACCCCGACCGGCGCGGAGTTATTGAAACAAGCGTATCCCTGTTGGCAAGCCGCCCAAGCGGAAGCCAGACAACTGCTAGGTGAAATGGGGGTGGTCCTCTTAAAAGAAGTGGCGCGCAAGCTAGAGCGGGATTCGGCGTGA
- a CDS encoding hemolysin family protein — protein MTSLFGEFSIIIILILANGLFAAAEIAIINARKGRLQQLAENGDRGARIALDLAANPNVFLPTVQVGITLLNMFAAAYGGVTLANQLADWLRSNQIDWVTRNAPAIALNLVTLFIAALSLILGELVPKRLALRQAETLARYVAPLMQLISVAARPLIQLMGLVTEGILWLLGVREQNEPSVSIDDIEHLIGTGTAEGVVEPVEQRVALEALRLGERKVRDVMRPRIDLDAMAVDTPPDEILGTVIMAGFSRLPVYENDLDHILGFVHIKDIFRQQYLGWPLDLGKMLRPALFVPESMPLDRLLQLFQEQHNQLAIVLDEYGGTEGMVTLEDVVQELVGEIRDEQQRDQAQRLVQRDENSWLVDGQVHIEDLCEALGIKWDASEERDYNTVSGLILSELGQIPQVGERAQWQGFSLEVVDMDGQRIDRVLVTRGG, from the coding sequence ATGACGTCCCTGTTTGGCGAATTTTCGATCATTATTATCTTGATTTTGGCCAATGGTCTGTTTGCCGCGGCTGAAATTGCGATTATTAACGCCCGCAAAGGGCGGCTGCAACAATTGGCCGAAAATGGGGACCGGGGGGCGCGAATCGCGCTGGATTTGGCGGCCAATCCCAACGTCTTTTTGCCGACGGTGCAGGTTGGGATCACGCTGCTCAATATGTTCGCGGCGGCCTATGGTGGCGTAACACTGGCCAATCAATTGGCCGATTGGCTGCGCAGCAATCAGATCGATTGGGTCACCCGCAACGCGCCGGCTATCGCCCTAAATCTAGTGACGCTCTTTATTGCCGCCCTGTCGCTGATCCTGGGCGAACTAGTCCCCAAACGCCTGGCCCTGCGCCAGGCCGAAACCCTGGCCCGTTATGTCGCCCCCCTGATGCAGCTCATTTCAGTGGCCGCGCGACCGCTGATCCAGCTCATGGGCCTGGTCACGGAGGGTATTTTATGGCTATTGGGGGTGCGGGAACAAAACGAACCGAGCGTCTCGATAGACGATATCGAGCATTTGATCGGCACGGGAACCGCCGAGGGGGTGGTCGAACCGGTCGAACAGCGCGTCGCGCTCGAGGCGCTGCGGCTGGGAGAGCGTAAAGTGCGGGACGTGATGCGCCCCCGGATCGACCTGGACGCGATGGCCGTGGATACCCCGCCGGATGAAATCCTAGGGACTGTGATCATGGCCGGTTTTTCGCGGTTGCCGGTCTACGAAAACGATTTGGACCATATTTTGGGGTTTGTCCATATTAAGGATATTTTTCGCCAGCAATATTTGGGTTGGCCGCTGGATCTGGGCAAGATGCTGCGTCCCGCGCTGTTTGTGCCCGAAAGCATGCCCCTGGATCGCCTGTTGCAGCTATTTCAAGAGCAGCACAATCAGTTGGCGATTGTTCTGGATGAATATGGCGGGACCGAGGGGATGGTCACGCTGGAGGATGTGGTGCAGGAACTGGTGGGGGAAATCAGGGACGAACAGCAACGCGATCAGGCGCAGCGGCTGGTCCAACGGGATGAAAATTCGTGGCTAGTTGACGGACAGGTGCATATCGAGGATCTGTGCGAGGCGTTGGGAATCAAATGGGATGCCAGCGAAGAAAGGGACTACAACACGGTTTCGGGACTGATCCTCAGCGAATTAGGCCAGATTCCCCAGGTGGGGGAACGGGCTCAGTGGCAGGGATTTTCACTGGAAGTGGTCGATATGGACGGCCAAAGAATCGACCGGGTGTTGGTGACGCGGGGCGGGTAA